The Deltaproteobacteria bacterium genome has a window encoding:
- a CDS encoding HIT family protein: MPHETLLKFSYPNTLLREYRHWAVLLRPKQVTVGSLVLVCTEDARSFPDISAGAFAEMQTVTRDIETTLKQLLAFDKINYICLMMVDPQVHFHVLPRYAKPVAISGKDYADPFWPGPPDVTKALDLNDEQFAGLLTLLKSRWPR, encoded by the coding sequence ATGCCCCATGAAACCCTACTAAAATTCAGTTACCCCAACACATTGTTACGCGAGTACCGGCATTGGGCAGTGCTATTACGCCCGAAGCAAGTCACAGTCGGAAGTCTGGTGTTGGTCTGTACAGAAGATGCACGCAGTTTTCCCGATATCTCAGCAGGTGCCTTTGCCGAGATGCAAACGGTCACGCGAGACATCGAAACAACGCTGAAGCAGCTTCTCGCTTTCGACAAGATCAATTACATCTGCCTGATGATGGTTGATCCACAGGTGCATTTCCACGTGCTTCCACGCTATGCCAAACCAGTGGCTATTAGCGGCAAAGATTATGCGGACCCCTTCTGGCCTGGACCACCTGATGTCACGAAAGCGCTCGACCTCAATGATGAACAATTTGCCGGCCTGCTGACGTTACTCAAATCCCGCTGGCCACGCTAA
- a CDS encoding efflux RND transporter permease subunit: MQTLTEICIRRPVFAAMLILALVVIGIASYLRLGVDRFPSVDLPTVNIRTMLPGASPEEVETEISQRIEQAVNTIEGIDELRSVSGPGASVVTVTFSLDRDIDVAAQDVRDRVATVLRDLPDDTDPPVISKSDNDLTPVLTLALSGDRSLVELTELADKIVKVQIERSIGVGEVRIVGGLERAINIWLDANRLAAYRLPVTTVRDALVRQNADVPGGNVTTGQQEQVLRTMGRLIDARAFNELVIVSRNGAPVRVRDVGWAEDTAKEQRSMARLNSVPAVTLEVRRQSGANSIAVIEAVKAHLDHVIEQLPADVKLEVIRDQSRYIYAALREIDLHLVLGSILACLVVLAFMRNWRATVIAGVAIPASVISTFGMMWALDFTLNSVTMLALVLMVGIVIDDAIVVLENIFRFIEEKGMAPLAAARAATAEIGLAVTATTLSLVVIFVPVSFMSSVSGRFLFQFGITAAVAVLVSLLVSFSLTPVMSAHLLRTLPVSGQTSAQSRSGFYGWIDRGYMWLLARALRHRFAVAVVALAVVASTYPLYNAVRQEYIPSNVDEAEFDIVVIAPERVSLVAMDNVMRAIEADLEQIPGVRLVLSSVGGNFMASINQGRVYVRIAPHAERTFSVSRVLQGLWQLDPFAAFRGNYSQREVMQEVRRRLKRYADVHTHVRNAPSFNLGSGNWELDFVIRGPDLQGLAAYAAQLQQRAQTLGGIVDMDTTLKLDKPELRVAIDRDRAARLAVQTADIATALRLLVGGDDEVSRFRDVSLNEDYDVQLRLRDGDRNTPTSISQLYVPSQTGALIRLDNLVAMESTPSASRIDRLDRQRMVSLRASVGPGYALADRIDALRTATTELNLPPAYTTTISGRGRELERTFREFLWAFLLSVIFMYMILASQFESLVHPLTILLSLPLSVPFALLSLWMTGNTLNLYSALGLLVLFGVVKKNAILQIDHTNTLRAGGMERMAAILQANRDRLRPILMATLTLVAGMLPLALGAGPGAEERSAIAVVVIGGQSLSLLLTLIVTPVAYSLFDDFREVSPAKAGL, translated from the coding sequence ATGCAAACCCTTACCGAAATCTGTATCCGTCGTCCGGTTTTTGCGGCGATGCTCATTCTCGCCCTCGTTGTCATCGGTATTGCAAGTTACCTGCGTCTCGGCGTCGATCGCTTTCCCTCGGTTGACCTACCAACCGTGAACATCCGAACGATGTTACCCGGCGCTTCGCCAGAAGAAGTAGAAACCGAAATTTCTCAACGCATTGAGCAAGCAGTCAACACGATTGAAGGGATTGATGAACTGCGTTCGGTATCAGGACCTGGCGCGTCGGTTGTGACGGTGACCTTCTCACTCGACCGCGATATCGATGTGGCCGCACAAGATGTGCGTGATCGAGTGGCGACAGTCCTGCGCGATCTTCCTGATGATACCGACCCACCGGTCATTTCCAAATCCGATAATGACCTAACGCCAGTGCTCACGCTCGCGCTTTCTGGTGACCGCTCACTGGTTGAGCTCACCGAACTCGCCGACAAGATTGTCAAAGTCCAAATTGAGCGTTCCATCGGCGTTGGGGAAGTGCGGATCGTTGGTGGTCTGGAGCGCGCCATCAATATCTGGCTTGATGCCAATCGACTTGCGGCATATCGCTTACCGGTCACCACTGTCCGTGATGCGCTTGTACGGCAAAACGCTGATGTTCCCGGCGGCAACGTGACGACCGGTCAGCAAGAACAAGTGCTGCGGACGATGGGACGACTCATCGATGCGCGGGCGTTCAATGAATTGGTGATCGTCTCTAGGAATGGCGCTCCAGTACGGGTGCGGGATGTTGGTTGGGCTGAAGATACCGCCAAAGAGCAACGTTCGATGGCGCGCTTGAACAGCGTGCCTGCTGTCACGCTGGAAGTACGTCGCCAATCCGGGGCCAATAGCATCGCCGTCATCGAAGCGGTGAAAGCGCACCTCGATCATGTCATCGAACAGTTACCGGCAGATGTCAAACTCGAAGTGATTCGTGATCAATCTCGGTACATCTATGCGGCTTTGCGTGAAATCGATCTGCACTTGGTGTTAGGGAGTATTTTGGCATGCTTGGTGGTGTTAGCTTTCATGCGCAACTGGCGCGCGACAGTGATTGCCGGCGTCGCGATTCCGGCGTCGGTCATTTCTACTTTTGGCATGATGTGGGCGCTCGACTTTACTCTGAACAGCGTCACCATGCTTGCCTTGGTACTGATGGTGGGGATCGTTATCGACGATGCGATCGTGGTTTTAGAGAACATTTTTCGCTTCATTGAAGAAAAGGGGATGGCACCGCTTGCAGCGGCTCGGGCTGCGACTGCCGAGATCGGTCTGGCGGTGACAGCGACGACACTGAGCCTGGTCGTGATCTTTGTTCCGGTCTCTTTCATGTCGAGCGTGTCTGGTCGCTTCTTGTTTCAGTTTGGTATTACTGCCGCTGTGGCCGTACTCGTGAGCTTGCTGGTGTCGTTTTCATTGACTCCGGTAATGAGTGCACATCTGTTACGAACATTACCTGTGAGTGGGCAGACATCGGCGCAATCGCGCAGTGGTTTCTATGGTTGGATTGATCGTGGCTACATGTGGTTGTTGGCGCGTGCGCTCCGTCATCGTTTTGCTGTTGCAGTGGTGGCGCTTGCGGTCGTGGCTTCGACCTATCCGCTATATAACGCGGTACGGCAGGAGTATATCCCGAGCAATGTTGATGAAGCAGAGTTCGATATTGTCGTGATTGCTCCAGAGCGGGTCAGTCTGGTTGCGATGGACAATGTCATGCGCGCGATTGAGGCGGACCTGGAGCAGATTCCGGGCGTGCGCCTGGTGCTTTCTTCAGTCGGTGGCAATTTCATGGCCTCGATCAATCAGGGGCGGGTGTATGTTCGCATTGCCCCGCATGCGGAGCGTACCTTCTCGGTGTCGCGGGTTTTGCAAGGGTTGTGGCAGCTTGACCCGTTCGCGGCGTTTCGTGGGAACTACAGCCAGCGTGAGGTGATGCAAGAAGTCCGTCGCCGTCTTAAACGTTACGCCGATGTGCACACCCATGTTCGTAACGCGCCCTCGTTCAATCTCGGGAGTGGCAACTGGGAGTTAGATTTCGTTATTCGTGGACCCGATTTGCAAGGGCTGGCGGCGTATGCGGCGCAATTGCAACAACGAGCACAAACGCTTGGTGGCATCGTTGATATGGATACTACCCTGAAGCTCGATAAACCGGAGTTACGGGTTGCCATCGATCGTGACCGGGCGGCGAGACTTGCGGTGCAAACCGCGGACATTGCCACGGCCTTACGTTTGTTGGTTGGTGGTGATGACGAAGTATCGCGGTTTCGTGATGTGTCGTTGAATGAAGACTATGATGTACAGTTGCGGCTTAGAGACGGTGACCGCAATACGCCAACCTCGATTTCACAACTGTACGTGCCAAGTCAGACCGGCGCGTTGATTCGTCTCGACAACTTAGTGGCGATGGAGTCGACGCCAAGCGCGTCCCGCATCGATCGACTCGATCGGCAACGGATGGTGAGTCTACGCGCGTCGGTTGGTCCAGGGTATGCGCTCGCTGACCGTATTGATGCACTTCGCACCGCGACGACAGAGCTCAACCTGCCACCAGCGTACACGACGACCATCTCTGGGCGTGGCCGGGAGTTAGAGCGCACTTTTCGTGAGTTCCTCTGGGCATTTTTGTTGTCAGTGATCTTCATGTACATGATCCTTGCATCACAGTTTGAGAGCCTGGTGCATCCACTGACGATTCTGTTGTCGCTGCCATTGTCGGTGCCATTTGCCTTGTTATCCTTATGGATGACTGGAAATACGTTGAACTTGTATTCCGCTCTTGGGTTACTCGTGCTGTTCGGTGTGGTGAAGAAGAATGCCATCTTGCAGATCGATCACACCAATACGTTGCGAGCGGGCGGGATGGAACGGATGGCTGCGATCCTGCAGGCAAACCGCGACCGCTTGCGACCGATCCTCATGGCGACGCTGACGCTTGTGGCAGGTATGTTGCCGTTGGCATTGGGGGCTGGCCCCGGAGCCGAAGAGCGAAGCGCGATTGCAGTTGTGGTCATTGGTGGACAGTCGCTCTCCTTGTTGCTGACGCTCATCGTCACGCCGGTGGCGTATTCGTTGTTTGACGACTTCAGAGAGGTCAGTCCTGCGAAAGCGGGACTGTAA
- a CDS encoding PEP-CTERM sorting domain-containing protein: MVHVRSTSAGILAMVLYMFTGSLASANIISTFDTNLEGWTATGGALSHVTTGGNPDGFLQLTDTVTDWMTVYAPSSFQGDLSSFLGGTLSFDARNLNGVAADLFDVPLFGTVTISGLGGSASRVLGGTGTPPLDGLWHTYSATLDPSLWTGNLVGALSTVTQISVVLESNQAIFESNGFDNIAIRSVPEPSSVTLLGLGLAGLYGIAWWHRSRDRGAGDIS; this comes from the coding sequence ATGGTTCACGTGCGCAGTACATCCGCAGGTATTCTGGCGATGGTTCTCTACATGTTCACTGGTTCTCTCGCTTCAGCCAACATTATCAGCACCTTCGACACAAATCTCGAAGGCTGGACGGCCACTGGAGGGGCTCTGTCCCATGTCACAACCGGTGGGAACCCGGACGGCTTTCTTCAGCTAACTGACACTGTAACGGATTGGATGACCGTCTATGCCCCGTCGTCCTTTCAGGGTGACCTCTCCTCTTTCTTGGGAGGCACGCTCTCATTTGATGCCAGGAATCTGAATGGTGTTGCAGCAGACTTGTTTGATGTGCCGCTCTTTGGGACGGTCACCATCTCTGGCCTTGGGGGTAGTGCTTCGCGCGTGCTGGGGGGAACAGGAACACCTCCGCTGGATGGATTGTGGCACACCTATTCCGCCACCCTGGACCCGAGCCTCTGGACAGGAAACCTCGTTGGGGCACTCAGCACCGTTACACAGATCAGCGTAGTGCTTGAGTCAAATCAGGCAATTTTCGAGTCGAACGGATTCGACAATATAGCGATTCGGTCAGTGCCGGAGCCGTCCTCTGTTACTCTGCTCGGTCTCGGTTTGGCCGGTCTATATGGCATCGCCTGGTGGCACAGATCAAGGGATAGGGGAGCTGGAGATATCTCTTAA
- a CDS encoding RNB domain-containing ribonuclease, which translates to MPQSPPSHRLRLQAIARRAMLERGFFPEFSDDVQAETGQLSHAATAADGAIRDLRSFLWCSIDNDDSRDLDQLSVAELLPDGAVKILVAIADVDALVMKGTAVDVHARQNTTSVYTPAQIFPMLPEKLSTDLTSLNPAVDRLAIVVEMDIAASGDLNASTVYRALVHNHAKLAYNSVAAWLDDEGPLPERIADVPGLAEQIRVQEQTARQLQHLRYQQGALNLETIEARPIFHNDELSQLAAEKRNRAKALIENFMVTANGVTTRYLASKNFPTFRRVLQAPQRWERIVAIAEELGEKLPQRPDSAALEAFLERRQEVDPLRFPDLSLSVVKLMGSGEYAVELPGDEPVGHFGLAVRDYAHSTAPNRRYPDLITQRLLKAAIAGQACPYSVDELHELAKHCTEQEDDANKIERQVRKSAAALLLESSIGQRFDGVVTGASDKGTWVRVFNPPVEGRVVQGYARFDVGDRVRVQLVEVDVERGFIDFVGMRRGSWRVQQRGRNRSRKSKWTRKKN; encoded by the coding sequence ATGCCCCAGTCCCCGCCGTCACACCGATTGCGCTTACAAGCCATTGCCCGCCGTGCCATGCTCGAGCGCGGCTTTTTTCCCGAGTTTTCCGATGACGTACAGGCGGAAACTGGACAGTTGTCGCATGCAGCTACGGCGGCTGATGGTGCCATTCGTGATCTTCGTTCTTTCCTATGGTGTTCGATCGACAACGATGACTCTCGTGATCTTGATCAACTCTCTGTAGCGGAACTGCTACCGGATGGTGCGGTCAAGATACTCGTCGCCATTGCTGATGTTGATGCATTGGTGATGAAAGGCACTGCCGTTGATGTTCACGCACGCCAGAATACGACCTCGGTCTACACCCCAGCGCAAATCTTCCCCATGCTGCCGGAGAAGTTGTCCACTGATCTGACGTCACTGAATCCTGCTGTTGATCGCCTTGCTATAGTGGTCGAGATGGACATTGCTGCAAGTGGTGACCTGAACGCCTCGACTGTCTATCGGGCGCTGGTCCATAATCATGCGAAGCTGGCGTATAATAGCGTCGCCGCGTGGTTGGACGATGAGGGTCCTCTGCCTGAACGGATAGCCGACGTTCCCGGCCTGGCAGAACAAATTCGTGTCCAAGAACAGACCGCGCGTCAGCTGCAGCACTTACGGTACCAGCAGGGAGCGCTGAATCTTGAAACGATCGAGGCACGGCCGATTTTTCATAATGATGAGTTGAGTCAGCTCGCAGCAGAAAAACGTAATCGGGCGAAAGCACTGATTGAGAACTTCATGGTGACTGCCAATGGGGTGACGACACGCTATCTGGCTAGCAAGAACTTTCCCACCTTTCGTCGCGTGCTCCAAGCGCCCCAGCGGTGGGAGCGGATCGTTGCCATTGCCGAGGAACTAGGAGAGAAACTGCCGCAACGACCCGATAGTGCTGCACTTGAGGCGTTTTTAGAACGACGACAAGAAGTTGATCCTCTCCGCTTTCCCGATCTGTCACTGTCTGTGGTGAAGCTCATGGGTTCAGGAGAGTACGCTGTGGAGTTGCCTGGGGACGAACCCGTCGGCCATTTTGGTCTTGCCGTTCGCGATTATGCCCATTCGACCGCCCCTAATCGACGTTATCCTGATCTGATTACCCAACGATTACTGAAAGCGGCGATTGCCGGGCAAGCGTGTCCGTACAGTGTTGATGAACTGCACGAACTGGCCAAGCATTGTACTGAGCAAGAAGACGACGCCAATAAGATTGAACGGCAGGTGCGGAAGTCTGCGGCAGCACTGTTGTTAGAATCGAGTATTGGCCAACGCTTTGATGGTGTCGTGACTGGGGCCTCGGATAAAGGGACGTGGGTGCGGGTGTTCAATCCACCCGTAGAGGGACGGGTGGTGCAAGGATATGCTAGGTTCGATGTTGGTGACCGTGTCCGCGTACAGCTTGTCGAGGTCGACGTTGAACGTGGCTTTATCGATTTCGTTGGCATGCGCCGTGGCAGCTGGCGAGTACAGCAACGCGGTCGGAATCGCAGCAGAAAATCTAAGTGGACCCGCAAAAAGAATTAG
- a CDS encoding efflux RND transporter periplasmic adaptor subunit produces MLSVVRRTKSKRAQPRNMPPFDFLFLSASDVIPLCSERNSAPIIPHSARWRRMSLRMQWQNGRPLHVNTFRWFHQQKRTYATWLIGAVLCTAVSACTSNDPAAARQTSESAPAKQVKTVAVERRMVERTVDVLGSLAAYDQATLSTKIPGRIARLTVDFGSLVEQGQILAQIEPRDYQLQVQQAEAALAQARVRLGLPPQGTNDDVDSERTAIVRQAQALLADARQKRERLATLVEKGLIARADFDSAEAAYNVALGRLQDAKDEIHNRQAILMQRRAELEIARQRLADTVIRAPFDGNIQTRHASIGEYVAASAPVVTLVRMNPLRLRAEVPERAAAQVQAGQKIRVMIEGDPTPYTGVVTRMGPVINEQTRILLVEADVRNPGTLRPGAFARVAIVTTEAVPILSVPPQAIVTFAGLEKVWLVQDGRAIEKSIVTGTHTESWVEVTDGVKVGDVIVVTPGNLRTGQAVTALQ; encoded by the coding sequence ATGCTGAGCGTAGTCCGCAGGACGAAGTCGAAGCGTGCGCAACCCCGAAATATGCCGCCCTTCGACTTCCTCTTTCTCTCGGCCTCTGATGTGATCCCCCTTTGCTCTGAGCGTAACTCAGCGCCTATAATACCACACTCGGCGCGATGGAGACGGATGTCCCTACGAATGCAATGGCAAAATGGTAGACCTCTGCATGTGAACACCTTTCGCTGGTTCCATCAACAAAAGCGAACGTACGCTACGTGGCTCATAGGGGCGGTGTTGTGTACTGCCGTTTCAGCCTGCACCAGTAACGATCCAGCCGCTGCCCGCCAGACTTCTGAGAGCGCTCCAGCCAAGCAGGTAAAAACTGTGGCTGTCGAGAGACGAATGGTGGAGCGAACTGTCGACGTGCTCGGCTCGCTCGCCGCGTATGACCAGGCAACGCTGAGTACCAAGATTCCAGGGCGGATTGCGCGCTTGACGGTCGATTTTGGCAGCCTCGTGGAGCAGGGACAGATACTCGCGCAAATCGAACCACGAGATTACCAACTGCAAGTGCAACAAGCCGAAGCCGCACTGGCGCAAGCGCGAGTGCGCTTGGGGCTACCGCCGCAAGGGACAAATGATGATGTCGATTCCGAACGCACCGCAATCGTGCGACAAGCACAAGCCTTGCTAGCTGATGCCCGGCAAAAGCGTGAACGACTCGCTACGTTGGTCGAGAAAGGGTTGATTGCCAGAGCTGACTTCGACTCGGCTGAGGCGGCATACAATGTTGCTCTTGGTCGTCTACAAGACGCGAAAGATGAAATTCATAACCGCCAAGCGATTCTCATGCAGCGCCGTGCTGAACTGGAAATTGCCAGACAACGGCTGGCTGATACGGTGATTCGTGCGCCGTTCGACGGCAACATCCAAACGCGGCACGCGAGTATCGGTGAATATGTTGCTGCCAGTGCACCGGTTGTGACTCTGGTGCGTATGAATCCCTTACGGTTGCGAGCCGAGGTGCCGGAGCGGGCTGCGGCTCAGGTGCAAGCAGGGCAGAAAATTCGTGTGATGATCGAGGGCGATCCAACTCCGTATACCGGCGTTGTGACGCGCATGGGGCCGGTGATCAATGAGCAGACTCGCATTCTTCTGGTCGAAGCCGATGTTCGTAACCCTGGCACGTTGCGGCCAGGAGCATTTGCGCGAGTTGCTATTGTGACGACAGAAGCAGTTCCGATCCTCTCTGTTCCACCACAAGCGATTGTGACGTTTGCTGGTCTAGAAAAAGTGTGGCTCGTGCAGGATGGAAGAGCGATTGAGAAATCGATCGTGACCGGCACCCATACGGAGTCGTGGGTCGAAGTCACTGATGGTGTGAAGGTTGGCGATGTGATCGTGGTTACGCCTGGGAATCTACGCACGGGACAAGCTGTTACTGCGCTACAGTAG
- a CDS encoding PAS domain S-box protein, protein MFFSPRWKAMLGYADHAIRNELAEWSALVHPDDLPRANQAIEDHFARKTSVYTVEFRMRCKDGSYKWILDRGQAQWDANGQTFRMAGSHTDIDAYKQALDDMNRAHQQLAFHIDNAPFAVMEWDMQFCLRRWSPQAEAVFGWKAEEILGKHPTEWRFVVEEDEEESSEVRQQLLDGRAPRYVRRSRVYTKSGNIIMCDWYTSVQFNEAGNPTSLLSFGQDVTDRVTTEEAVRKSEERFALAVRGTNDGVWDWDTGTNEIFLSSRFKELLGYTDTELEDSFAAYEALVHPNDHKRLFGAIKTHLEQRIPFDTEYRLRTKSGEFRWFQARGQALWDDGGKALRMSGAIRDVHERKVVEEHLKESVEVLTKATTEMTQSLLLLLASTNETASAVSQTAMTVEEVKQTAYVAGTKAKDVSSTAQQTAEVTRAGEQAVERAIAGLSRAREQMESIAQSVVKLGEQSQTISDIMSSVSDLAEQSNLLAVNAAIEAAKAGEQGKGFAVLAREIRSLAQQSKQATIQVRAILSDIQKAANVAVLVTEQGTKAVEAGVQQSIEANESIHALSQSITDSAQLVMQIATSSQQQLVGMDQVAHAMDSVKKASLRNAEGMKQIESAVRNLEQLGVNLKALVQQYATSGEQVV, encoded by the coding sequence GTGTTCTTCTCCCCACGCTGGAAAGCGATGCTCGGCTATGCCGATCATGCAATCCGCAACGAGCTGGCTGAGTGGTCAGCTCTGGTCCATCCAGACGACCTTCCACGTGCCAACCAGGCGATTGAGGATCATTTTGCTCGCAAGACGTCGGTGTACACCGTTGAGTTTCGCATGCGCTGTAAAGATGGGTCGTATAAGTGGATTCTCGATCGTGGGCAGGCGCAGTGGGATGCAAACGGTCAGACCTTTCGTATGGCAGGGTCTCATACGGACATCGACGCATACAAGCAAGCACTTGATGACATGAATCGCGCTCACCAGCAGTTAGCTTTTCATATTGATAACGCGCCCTTTGCGGTGATGGAATGGGATATGCAATTTTGCTTGCGTCGGTGGTCACCGCAAGCAGAGGCCGTTTTCGGCTGGAAAGCAGAAGAGATCCTTGGCAAACATCCCACCGAGTGGCGTTTTGTTGTTGAAGAGGACGAAGAAGAGTCCTCAGAGGTACGACAACAGTTGCTTGACGGTCGGGCTCCAAGGTACGTTCGACGGTCGCGCGTCTATACCAAGAGTGGCAACATCATCATGTGCGATTGGTATACGTCGGTGCAGTTTAACGAGGCAGGAAACCCTACTTCGCTTCTCTCGTTTGGCCAAGATGTCACCGATCGCGTCACTACCGAAGAAGCCGTGCGCAAAAGTGAAGAACGTTTCGCTCTGGCCGTACGGGGCACGAACGATGGTGTGTGGGATTGGGATACGGGCACGAACGAGATCTTTCTGTCGTCACGATTCAAAGAACTCCTTGGCTATACTGACACAGAACTGGAAGACTCGTTTGCTGCCTATGAAGCACTAGTCCACCCGAATGATCACAAGCGCTTGTTTGGAGCGATTAAGACACACCTAGAGCAGCGCATTCCTTTTGATACAGAATACCGGTTGCGTACCAAGAGCGGGGAATTTCGCTGGTTTCAGGCCCGTGGCCAGGCATTGTGGGATGATGGCGGGAAAGCGCTACGGATGTCGGGGGCGATTCGTGATGTTCACGAACGCAAAGTCGTCGAGGAGCACCTCAAAGAGAGTGTGGAGGTGTTGACGAAGGCGACGACGGAAATGACCCAGTCGTTGCTCCTGCTGTTGGCCAGCACGAACGAAACTGCATCCGCCGTGTCGCAAACGGCCATGACGGTAGAGGAAGTGAAGCAAACTGCCTATGTGGCGGGGACCAAAGCCAAAGACGTTTCTTCCACTGCTCAGCAGACTGCTGAGGTGACGCGTGCAGGTGAACAAGCCGTCGAACGAGCCATCGCTGGCCTGTCGCGCGCACGCGAACAAATGGAGTCGATTGCGCAAAGTGTGGTGAAGCTCGGAGAACAGAGTCAGACTATTAGTGACATCATGTCGTCAGTCAGTGACCTCGCTGAACAGTCGAACTTGTTGGCAGTCAATGCCGCGATCGAAGCCGCGAAAGCAGGAGAACAGGGGAAAGGCTTTGCTGTTCTCGCACGCGAAATTCGTTCGCTAGCGCAGCAGTCGAAACAAGCCACCATCCAGGTGCGGGCCATCCTCTCTGATATTCAGAAGGCCGCGAACGTTGCCGTGCTGGTGACCGAACAAGGGACCAAGGCCGTGGAAGCCGGGGTTCAGCAATCAATTGAAGCGAATGAGTCCATTCATGCGCTGTCACAAAGTATCACCGACTCAGCACAGCTTGTTATGCAGATCGCAACCTCAAGTCAGCAACAACTCGTCGGCATGGACCAGGTAGCGCATGCGATGGACAGCGTCAAAAAGGCGAGTCTGCGGAATGCTGAGGGGATGAAGCAAATTGAAAGTGCGGTACGAAACCTGGAGCAGCTTGGGGTGAATCTCAAAGCGCTGGTACAGCAATACGCGACCAGCGGAGAGCAAGTAGTGTGA
- a CDS encoding amidohydrolase has translation MSNQKIGPAVDADGHILEPPDLWLKYIDPTYRDRAIRIDRDEKGWEVLMLDNKPAEVVRGTLGALGGVGMNAEELLTPGKRTYMEGCPLGSYDPKARLKVMDDEGIDIAMLYPTIGIFWEGWVQDPKLATAYSRAYNRWLVDFCSYDKKRLFPIAHISLLDPEGAVEETLRAKKDGCVGVYLSPDMVARGHKHFDHPDFERFWRTVQDLQMPVGFHVVVRDQPSFNEWIRQDADFGLFNFTFLAIDVMAGFTQMMSLAMFEKYPRMKCTVLESGANWISAWLDRMDHKYIPMRSRSTLKLKPSEYFYRQCVVSADPDETMTAEVVKHVGPDYFVWASDYPHIDSSFGVAREIRERIEPLPADAQRKVLGGNAIRFYNLPVGQ, from the coding sequence ATGTCGAATCAAAAGATCGGACCTGCCGTTGATGCCGATGGCCACATTCTCGAACCCCCTGACCTGTGGCTCAAGTATATTGACCCAACGTATCGAGATCGCGCCATTCGTATCGACCGTGATGAAAAAGGCTGGGAAGTGCTCATGTTGGACAACAAGCCCGCTGAAGTTGTCCGCGGTACGCTGGGCGCACTCGGTGGAGTTGGCATGAATGCCGAGGAGTTGCTGACCCCTGGGAAGCGCACCTACATGGAGGGCTGCCCCCTAGGCAGTTATGACCCCAAAGCACGGCTCAAAGTCATGGATGATGAAGGCATCGACATTGCCATGCTTTATCCCACGATCGGTATTTTCTGGGAAGGCTGGGTGCAAGACCCAAAACTCGCCACTGCATATTCCCGTGCATATAATCGTTGGTTGGTTGATTTCTGTAGTTACGATAAGAAGCGGTTGTTTCCAATTGCACATATCTCACTGCTAGATCCTGAAGGTGCGGTCGAAGAAACCCTTCGCGCCAAGAAGGACGGCTGCGTTGGCGTGTATCTCTCACCAGATATGGTCGCCCGTGGACACAAGCACTTCGATCATCCCGACTTCGAGCGCTTCTGGAGAACCGTGCAAGATCTGCAAATGCCCGTCGGCTTTCATGTGGTTGTTCGCGATCAACCGTCCTTCAACGAATGGATTCGGCAGGATGCCGACTTTGGGTTGTTCAACTTCACGTTCCTCGCTATCGACGTCATGGCAGGCTTCACCCAAATGATGTCACTTGCCATGTTCGAGAAATATCCACGTATGAAGTGTACGGTACTGGAATCTGGGGCAAACTGGATTTCCGCCTGGCTCGATCGTATGGATCACAAGTACATTCCGATGCGGAGTCGTTCCACACTGAAGCTAAAACCGAGCGAATACTTCTATCGTCAATGTGTCGTGTCCGCAGATCCCGACGAGACCATGACCGCCGAAGTGGTAAAGCATGTTGGCCCAGATTACTTCGTCTGGGCGTCCGATTATCCGCACATTGATTCGTCATTTGGCGTCGCCAGAGAAATCAGAGAGCGGATCGAGCCGCTCCCCGCTGACGCACAGCGTAAGGTGTTAGGCGGCAACGCGATTCGGTTCTACAATCTGCCGGTCGGGCAGTAA